A single genomic interval of Streptococcus oralis subsp. dentisani harbors:
- the ftsE gene encoding cell division ATP-binding protein FtsE: MSIIEMRDVVKKYDNGTTALRGVSLSIEPGEFAYIVGPSGAGKSTFIRALYREVKIEKGSLTVAGFNLVKIKKKDIPLLRRSVGVVFQDYKLLPKKTVYENIAYAMEVIGENRRNIKKRVMEVLDLVGLKHKVRSFPNELSGGEQQRIAIARAIVNNPKVLIADEPTGNLDPDNSWEIMNLLERINLQGTTVLMATHNSQIVNTLRHRVIAIENGRVVRDEAKGEYGYDD, encoded by the coding sequence ATGTCAATCATTGAAATGCGAGATGTTGTCAAAAAATACGATAACGGAACGACTGCCCTCCGTGGAGTCTCTCTTAGTATTGAACCAGGAGAATTTGCCTATATCGTTGGGCCTTCTGGAGCAGGGAAGTCAACCTTTATTCGAGCTTTATATCGAGAAGTAAAGATTGAAAAAGGGAGCCTAACAGTTGCAGGCTTTAATTTGGTTAAAATCAAGAAGAAAGATATCCCTCTACTCCGTCGCAGTGTTGGGGTAGTCTTTCAAGATTACAAACTCTTGCCCAAGAAAACCGTTTATGAAAATATTGCTTACGCAATGGAAGTTATCGGAGAGAACCGTCGCAACATCAAAAAACGTGTTATGGAAGTCTTGGACTTGGTCGGTTTGAAACACAAGGTTCGCTCTTTCCCTAACGAACTCTCAGGTGGAGAGCAGCAACGGATTGCGATTGCTCGTGCGATTGTGAACAATCCTAAGGTATTGATTGCCGATGAGCCGACAGGAAACTTGGACCCAGATAATTCATGGGAAATTATGAATCTGTTGGAACGCATCAATCTCCAAGGTACGACTGTCTTGATGGCGACTCACAATAGCCAGATTGTAAATACCTTGCGCCACCGTGTCATTGCCATTGAAAATGGCCGTGTCGTTCGTGACGAAGCAAAAGGAGAATATGGATACGATGATTAG
- the prfB gene encoding peptide chain release factor 2 (programmed frameshift), translated as MDISEIRQKIDANREKLASFRGSLDLEGLEEEIAILENKMTEPDFWNDNIAAQKTSQELNELKNTYNTFRKMEELQDEVEILLDFLAEDESVHDELVEQLTELDKMMTSYEMTLLLSEPYDHNNAILEIHPGSGGTEAQDWGDMLLRMYTRYGNAKGFKVEVLDYQAGDEAGIKSVTLSFEGPNAYGLLKSEMGVHRLVRISPFDSAKRRHTSFTSVEVMPELDDTIEVEIREDDIKMDTFRSGGAGGQNVNKVSTGVRLTHIPTGTVVQSTVDRTQYGNRDRAMKMLQAKLYQMEQEKKAAEVDSLKGEKKEITWGSQIRSYVFTPYTMVKDHRTSFEVAQVDKVMDGDLDGFIDAYLKWRIS; from the exons ATGGACATTTCAGAAATTCGTCAAAAAATTGACGCAAATCGTGAAAAATTAGCTTCTTTCAGGGGGTCTCTT GACCTCGAAGGACTAGAGGAAGAGATTGCCATCTTGGAAAACAAGATGACAGAACCTGATTTTTGGAACGATAATATCGCGGCCCAAAAAACGTCGCAAGAATTAAATGAATTAAAAAACACCTACAACACCTTCCGTAAAATGGAAGAGTTGCAGGATGAAGTTGAAATTTTATTGGACTTTTTAGCAGAAGACGAGTCAGTCCATGATGAACTGGTCGAACAGTTGACAGAACTGGATAAGATGATGACCAGCTACGAGATGACGCTTCTCTTGTCAGAACCTTATGACCACAATAATGCCATCTTGGAGATCCATCCAGGTTCTGGAGGTACTGAGGCTCAGGACTGGGGTGATATGTTGCTCCGTATGTACACTCGTTATGGAAATGCAAAAGGCTTTAAAGTTGAAGTCTTGGATTACCAAGCTGGTGATGAAGCGGGCATCAAGTCTGTGACCTTGTCTTTTGAAGGCCCAAATGCCTACGGCCTTCTCAAGTCAGAAATGGGTGTTCACCGTTTGGTACGTATTTCACCATTTGACTCTGCCAAACGCCGCCATACTTCATTTACATCCGTTGAGGTTATGCCTGAGTTGGATGATACCATCGAAGTGGAAATCCGTGAGGATGATATTAAAATGGATACCTTCCGTTCAGGTGGTGCTGGTGGACAAAACGTCAATAAAGTTTCAACAGGTGTGCGTTTGACACACATTCCTACGGGAACTGTCGTCCAATCAACGGTCGATCGTACCCAGTATGGAAATAGAGATCGTGCTATGAAGATGTTGCAAGCCAAGCTCTATCAAATGGAGCAAGAAAAGAAAGCTGCGGAAGTCGACTCCCTCAAAGGTGAGAAAAAGGAAATCACATGGGGAAGTCAGATTCGTTCTTATGTCTTCACACCTTATACCATGGTAAAAGATCACCGTACGAGCTTTGAAGTCGCTCAGGTAGATAAGGTCATGGATGGAGACCTTGATGGTTTCATCGACGCTTATCTCAAGTGGCGAATCAGCTAA
- a CDS encoding cytosine permease, translating into MSKMNDFIQQETITGIVPMTNKDRQYSFWDLFLSTSGFAIATWCYTQGAYVAQYLTFNQMLINIFSFNIIWVFIECLPILFAVKYGIDLWIWLRAVLGRKGVAVLSTVISLANFGWYAVTANLFASSMIHLGNNFGLGLDKGVWAPILGTLCVLLGTLIALGGPEVIKGTNRFLVVALLFVGLIIVGICFVAVPIKDIMNVQPAIQENLTPIERFMMSGEGNVAVAFSWSTQAFVLPRLAKSERSGYWATALSYGVVAPFFAATGGVMALAMFVKTGVYESDPTTMLSTLSTPAFALLSLLLVAFANIGTQGTGSYVNCMIVKSGMPKVSYKLMVWIAMVYVSLLTIWGGVDEYFGSFISLAAYIQGPIIGMIVVDYFILRKRKLDLRSAYFLEGHDAYEFTNGFNWVGLSCVIISLLVTVLFVYNPITKHIQSPMFLLTTGSGFTAIFGGLLYWLASLTPLKRYIIKDRDSVTI; encoded by the coding sequence ATGTCCAAAATGAATGACTTCATTCAACAGGAGACGATAACGGGAATCGTTCCCATGACCAACAAGGATCGTCAGTATTCTTTCTGGGATCTCTTCTTATCGACAAGTGGTTTTGCCATCGCAACTTGGTGTTATACCCAAGGAGCTTATGTAGCTCAATATTTGACCTTTAATCAAATGTTGATTAATATTTTTAGTTTCAACATTATCTGGGTCTTTATTGAATGTCTCCCAATTCTGTTTGCAGTTAAATATGGAATTGATTTGTGGATTTGGTTGAGAGCTGTTCTAGGTAGAAAAGGGGTAGCTGTTCTATCAACTGTGATTAGTCTGGCGAATTTTGGTTGGTACGCTGTTACCGCCAATCTTTTTGCTAGCTCCATGATTCATTTGGGAAATAATTTTGGACTTGGTTTAGATAAGGGAGTATGGGCACCGATTCTAGGCACTCTCTGTGTTCTTCTTGGAACGCTGATTGCTCTTGGCGGTCCAGAGGTGATTAAAGGCACTAATCGCTTTCTAGTGGTTGCCTTGTTATTTGTTGGGCTAATCATTGTTGGAATCTGTTTTGTTGCGGTTCCGATTAAGGATATTATGAATGTCCAACCTGCCATTCAAGAAAATTTGACACCGATTGAACGTTTTATGATGTCAGGGGAAGGAAATGTGGCTGTAGCCTTTTCTTGGTCTACACAAGCCTTTGTCTTGCCACGTTTGGCAAAATCAGAACGTAGTGGCTATTGGGCTACAGCCTTGTCATACGGGGTTGTTGCGCCATTCTTTGCAGCGACAGGTGGGGTGATGGCTTTGGCCATGTTTGTCAAAACAGGTGTTTATGAAAGTGATCCAACGACGATGCTTTCAACTCTAAGCACACCAGCCTTTGCGCTTTTAAGTTTACTACTGGTAGCTTTTGCTAATATTGGAACTCAGGGTACAGGATCGTACGTGAACTGTATGATTGTAAAAAGCGGGATGCCCAAAGTAAGTTATAAACTAATGGTTTGGATTGCCATGGTTTATGTGAGCCTACTTACGATTTGGGGAGGAGTGGATGAATACTTCGGTTCCTTCATCTCGCTGGCGGCCTATATCCAAGGCCCCATTATCGGAATGATTGTTGTTGACTACTTTATCTTAAGAAAACGAAAACTCGATTTGCGTTCAGCCTATTTCCTTGAAGGACATGACGCCTATGAGTTTACAAATGGTTTTAACTGGGTGGGATTATCTTGTGTAATCATTTCCTTATTAGTTACGGTATTATTTGTTTACAACCCGATAACAAAGCACATCCAGAGTCCTATGTTTTTGCTCACAACTGGTAGTGGCTTTACTGCGATCTTTGGTGGTCTATTGTACTGGCTAGCTAGCTTAACTCCTTTAAAACGCTATATAATCAAGGATCGAGATTCCGTTACAATTTAA
- a CDS encoding ABC transporter ATP-binding protein, with amino-acid sequence MSMLKVENLSVHYGMIQAVRDVSFEVNEGEVVSLIGANGAGKTTILRTLSGLVRPSTGKIQFLEKEIQKMPAQKIVAGGLSQVPEGRHVFPGLTVMENLEMGAFLKKNREENQANLKKVFSRFPRLEERKNQDAATLSGGEQQMLAMGRALMSTPKLLLLDEPSMGLAPIFIQEIFDIIQDIQKQGTTVLLIEQNANKALAISDRGYVLETGKIVLSGTGKELAASDEVRKAYLGG; translated from the coding sequence ATGTCTATGTTAAAAGTTGAAAACCTCTCTGTGCATTACGGTATGATCCAAGCAGTTCGTGATGTAAGTTTCGAGGTTAATGAAGGTGAAGTTGTTTCCTTGATTGGTGCCAATGGTGCTGGTAAAACAACCATTCTTCGCACCCTTTCAGGTTTGGTTCGTCCAAGTACTGGTAAAATTCAGTTTTTAGAAAAAGAAATTCAAAAGATGCCAGCGCAAAAAATCGTGGCAGGTGGCCTTTCACAAGTTCCTGAGGGACGCCATGTTTTTCCAGGATTGACTGTTATGGAAAACTTAGAAATGGGAGCCTTTTTAAAGAAAAATCGTGAAGAAAATCAAGCCAACTTGAAAAAAGTCTTTTCACGTTTCCCTCGTCTGGAAGAACGTAAAAACCAAGATGCGGCGACCCTTTCAGGTGGTGAACAGCAGATGCTGGCTATGGGACGTGCTCTCATGTCCACGCCTAAGCTCCTTCTCTTGGACGAGCCATCAATGGGACTTGCTCCTATCTTTATCCAAGAAATTTTTGATATCATTCAAGATATTCAGAAGCAAGGAACAACGGTTCTCCTAATTGAACAGAACGCTAACAAGGCCCTTGCTATTTCTGACCGAGGTTATGTGCTTGAAACAGGTAAGATTGTCCTATCAGGAACAGGAAAAGAACTCGCAGCATCAGACGAAGTCAGAAAAGCATATCTAGGTGGCTAA
- a CDS encoding branched-chain amino acid ABC transporter permease encodes MKTNLKVNILWLFLLLAGYGLISVLVSAGVLNLFHIQILEQIGINIILAVGLNLIVGFSGQFSLGHAGFMAIGAYAAAIIGSKSPTYGAFFGAMVLGALISGAVALLVGIPTLRLKGDYLAVATLGVSEIIRIFIINGGSLTNGAAGILGIPNFTNWQMVYLFVVITTIATLNFLRSPIGRSTLSVREDEIAAESVGVNTTKIKIIAFVFGAITASIAGSLQAGFIGSVVPKDYTFINSINVLIIVVFGGLGSITGTIVSAIVLGILNMLLQDVASVRMIIYALALVLVMIFRPGGLLGTWELSLSRFFKKSKKEGQN; translated from the coding sequence ATGAAGACAAATCTTAAAGTAAATATTCTCTGGTTATTCCTTCTGTTAGCGGGTTATGGATTGATTAGTGTACTGGTTTCTGCCGGTGTTCTCAATCTATTCCATATCCAAATTTTAGAACAAATTGGGATTAATATCATCCTTGCAGTAGGTTTGAACCTAATCGTTGGTTTTTCAGGACAATTCTCACTCGGTCATGCAGGTTTTATGGCGATTGGGGCTTATGCAGCAGCGATTATTGGCTCAAAATCACCAACCTATGGTGCCTTCTTTGGAGCAATGGTCTTGGGTGCCTTGATTTCTGGTGCAGTCGCTTTGCTCGTTGGGATTCCAACACTCCGTTTGAAGGGTGACTACCTGGCTGTTGCGACACTAGGTGTTTCAGAAATCATCCGTATTTTTATCATCAATGGTGGAAGTTTGACCAACGGTGCTGCTGGTATCTTAGGTATTCCAAACTTTACCAACTGGCAAATGGTTTATCTATTTGTGGTGATCACAACTATTGCAACCCTCAACTTCTTACGTAGTCCAATTGGACGCTCTACTTTATCTGTTCGTGAGGATGAGATTGCTGCAGAGTCTGTTGGGGTAAATACTACAAAAATCAAGATTATCGCTTTTGTCTTTGGTGCCATTACAGCAAGTATTGCTGGTTCACTTCAGGCTGGTTTTATCGGATCTGTTGTGCCAAAAGATTACACCTTTATTAATTCCATCAATGTGTTGATTATCGTTGTCTTTGGTGGACTTGGTTCTATTACTGGTACTATTGTTTCAGCGATTGTTTTGGGAATTTTAAATATGCTCCTTCAAGATGTAGCTAGCGTACGTATGATCATCTACGCCTTGGCTCTTGTATTGGTTATGATTTTCAGACCAGGTGGACTTCTTGGAACATGGGAATTAAGTCTATCACGTTTCTTTAAAAAATCTAAGAAGGAGGGACAAAACTAA
- a CDS encoding phosphotransferase — translation MLSEKQFKLLRFLLTHKDTNFTQRQLAEQLDISLGAVNNLLKECKEKKWIGEENHLTDLGEEALTPYQVKNAIIMAAGMSSRFAPLSYELPKGLLQVKGERLIEREIKQLQEAGIEDITVIVGYLQEKMFYLAEKFGVKIVVNNDYYKYNNCSSLMLVRDQLSNTYICSSDNYFVENPFERYIYRGYYSTIFAEGDTDEYCSKEDSNHTIIDIQIGGTNTWAMVGHVYFDRAFSEKFVDILETEFKHEPYREQLWEDYYSRHVKELPLEARHYSADIVKEFDSLDELRQFDEHYLVNTNSEIIDNICKTLGCVASDIVNIKPLKDGLTNTSFSFDCLGKKYVYRHPGRGTENYIDRASEAASMEIAAKLKIDRTFVAMNKDEGWKISEFIPNAKQLDYDNWDDVAKAMELLRRLHQSGEKTNHFFNQFEGIDDFRQKLKASNRFEFDGLEELDKNVSVLEKFLQEEQTKKVLCHGDSYSPNFLLNEAGEMSLIDWEYSGMGDPAGDLGTFIGCSNYTVEEAEKVLEIYLQEVPDKKTKRHYFAYVSVTSYYWFLWALFQESVGKPVGEFLYIWYRYTKQYGKLALDLYLEEN, via the coding sequence ATGCTATCAGAAAAACAATTTAAACTTTTACGTTTTTTGTTGACTCACAAAGACACAAACTTTACGCAGAGACAATTGGCTGAGCAGCTAGACATCTCTTTGGGGGCTGTGAATAACCTTCTCAAGGAATGTAAAGAAAAGAAGTGGATCGGTGAGGAAAATCACTTAACTGACCTAGGTGAGGAGGCTTTAACTCCGTATCAGGTGAAGAATGCCATTATCATGGCAGCAGGTATGAGTAGCCGCTTTGCACCTTTGTCTTATGAGCTACCAAAAGGATTGCTCCAAGTCAAAGGTGAGCGTTTGATTGAGAGAGAAATCAAGCAGTTGCAGGAAGCTGGGATAGAGGATATTACAGTTATTGTAGGCTATCTGCAAGAAAAAATGTTCTATCTGGCAGAAAAATTTGGCGTTAAAATCGTTGTAAATAATGATTACTACAAGTACAACAACTGTTCTTCTCTCATGCTAGTCAGAGATCAGCTTTCTAACACTTACATTTGCTCGTCGGATAATTATTTTGTGGAAAATCCGTTTGAACGATACATTTATAGAGGTTATTATTCGACTATATTTGCAGAAGGAGACACAGACGAATACTGCTCTAAGGAAGACTCCAATCACACAATCATCGATATTCAAATCGGTGGAACGAATACTTGGGCTATGGTGGGGCATGTTTATTTTGATCGTGCATTTAGTGAAAAATTCGTAGATATTTTAGAAACTGAATTTAAGCACGAACCATATCGCGAACAGCTCTGGGAAGATTACTATAGTCGTCACGTCAAGGAGCTTCCTTTGGAAGCTCGGCATTATTCAGCAGATATTGTTAAGGAGTTTGATTCACTAGATGAGTTGCGTCAGTTTGATGAACACTATTTGGTGAATACGAATTCGGAAATCATTGATAATATTTGTAAGACATTAGGATGTGTAGCTTCAGATATTGTCAATATCAAACCTCTAAAAGATGGTCTAACCAACACTTCGTTTTCATTTGACTGTCTAGGGAAGAAATATGTTTACCGTCATCCGGGTAGGGGGACTGAAAATTATATTGATCGTGCTAGTGAAGCCGCTTCCATGGAAATTGCTGCAAAATTGAAGATTGACCGTACCTTTGTTGCCATGAACAAGGATGAGGGCTGGAAAATTTCAGAATTTATCCCTAATGCCAAGCAACTGGATTATGACAATTGGGATGATGTAGCAAAAGCAATGGAGCTCTTGAGACGTTTGCACCAATCTGGAGAAAAAACAAATCATTTCTTTAACCAATTTGAGGGAATTGATGATTTTAGACAAAAATTAAAAGCTAGCAATCGTTTTGAATTTGATGGGCTTGAAGAGTTGGATAAGAATGTCTCAGTTCTCGAAAAGTTTCTACAAGAAGAGCAGACGAAAAAGGTTCTCTGCCACGGAGATTCTTATAGTCCAAATTTCTTGTTGAACGAAGCTGGCGAAATGAGCTTGATTGATTGGGAATATTCTGGTATGGGAGATCCAGCAGGAGATTTAGGAACCTTTATCGGGTGTTCAAATTATACAGTAGAAGAAGCTGAAAAGGTGCTTGAAATCTATTTACAAGAAGTTCCAGACAAGAAAACCAAACGCCACTATTTTGCCTATGTATCAGTGACTTCATATTATTGGTTTTTGTGGGCCTTGTTCCAAGAAAGCGTTGGAAAACCAGTAGGTGAATTTCTTTATATCTGGTATCGTTATACCAAGCAGTATGGAAAACTTGCATTAGATTTGTACTTAGAGGAGAATTGA
- a CDS encoding cytosine permease, protein MSKMNDFIQQETITGIVPMTNKDRQYSFWDLFLSTSGFAIATWCYTQGAYVAQYLTFNQMLINIFSFNIIWVFIECLPILFAVKYGIDLWIWLRAVLGKKGVALLSTIISLANFGWYAVAANLFANSMIHLGNNFGLGLDKGVWAPILGTLCVLLGTLIALGGPEVIKWTNRFLVIALLIVGLIIVGICFVAVPITDIMNIQPATQGDLTPLERFMLSGEGNVAFAFSWSTQALVLPRLAKSERSGYWATALSYGVVAPFFVATGGVMALAMFVKTGVYESDPTTMLSTLSTPAFALLSLLLVAFANIGTQGTGSYVNCMIVKSGMPKVSYKLMVWIAMIYVSLLTIWGGVEEYFGSFISLAAYIQGPIIGMIVVDYFILRKRKLDLRSAYFLEGHDAYEFTNGFNWVGLSCVIISLLVAVLFVYNPVTAQIQSSIFLITTGSGFTAIFGGLLYWLASLTPLKRYMIKDRDSVTI, encoded by the coding sequence ATGTCTAAGATGAATGACTTTATTCAACAGGAGACGATAACGGGAATTGTTCCCATGACCAACAAGGATCGTCAGTATTCTTTCTGGGATCTCTTCCTGTCGACAAGTGGTTTTGCCATTGCAACTTGGTGTTATACCCAAGGAGCCTATGTGGCTCAATATTTGACCTTTAATCAAATGTTGATTAATATTTTTAGTTTTAACATCATCTGGGTTTTTATTGAATGTCTCCCAATTCTGTTTGCAGTTAAATATGGAATTGATTTGTGGATTTGGTTGAGGGCTGTCTTAGGAAAAAAAGGGGTAGCCTTGCTATCAACCATTATTAGCTTGGCTAACTTTGGCTGGTACGCCGTTGCGGCCAATCTTTTTGCCAATTCTATGATCCACTTGGGAAATAATTTTGGACTTGGTTTAGACAAGGGAGTATGGGCACCGATTTTAGGTACTCTCTGTGTTCTCCTTGGAACGCTGATTGCTCTTGGAGGTCCAGAAGTAATCAAATGGACCAATCGATTCTTGGTCATCGCCTTGTTGATTGTTGGTCTGATTATCGTGGGAATTTGCTTTGTGGCCGTGCCTATCACTGACATTATGAACATTCAACCAGCTACCCAAGGAGATTTAACTCCATTAGAACGTTTTATGCTCTCTGGGGAAGGAAATGTGGCCTTTGCCTTCTCTTGGTCTACACAGGCACTGGTTTTACCGCGTTTAGCAAAATCAGAACGTAGTGGTTATTGGGCTACAGCCTTATCATACGGAGTTGTTGCGCCCTTCTTCGTTGCGACAGGTGGAGTGATGGCTTTGGCCATGTTTGTTAAAACAGGTGTGTATGAAAGTGATCCAACAACCATGCTATCAACTCTAAGCACTCCAGCCTTTGCACTTTTAAGTCTACTATTAGTAGCCTTTGCCAATATTGGAACCCAAGGGACAGGATCGTACGTGAACTGTATGATTGTAAAAAGCGGGATGCCAAAAGTAAGCTATAAACTAATGGTTTGGATTGCCATGATTTATGTGAGCCTACTCACTATCTGGGGAGGGGTAGAAGAGTACTTCGGTTCCTTCATCTCTCTAGCCGCCTATATTCAGGGACCAATTATCGGAATGATCGTTGTTGACTACTTTATCTTAAGAAAACGGAAACTCGATTTGCGCTCAGCCTATTTTCTTGAAGGACATGACGCCTATGAGTTTACAAATGGTTTTAACTGGGTGGGATTATCTTGTGTAATCATTTCTTTATTAGTTGCGGTACTATTTGTTTACAACCCAGTAACTGCACAAATTCAAAGTTCAATCTTTTTAATCACAACTGGTAGTGGCTTTACTGCGATTTTTGGTGGTCTATTATACTGGCTAGCTAGCTTAACTCCGTTAAAACGCTATATGATTAAGGATAGAGATTCCGTTACGATTTAA
- a CDS encoding CBS domain-containing protein yields the protein MAVKDFMTRKVVYISPDTTVAHAADLMREQGLHRLPVIENDQLVGLVTEGTIAEASPSKATSLSIYEMNYLLNKTKVKDVMIRDVITVSGYASLEDATYLMLKNKIGILPVVDNQQVYGVITDRDVFQAFLEIAGYGEEGIRVRFITENEVGVLGKIVTLIVEENLNISHTVNIPRKDGKVVIEVQIDGTIDLTFLKEKFEAQGIQVEEIARTSAKKL from the coding sequence ATGGCAGTTAAAGATTTTATGACCCGCAAGGTAGTTTATATCAGTCCAGATACGACTGTAGCACATGCAGCAGATTTGATGCGCGAGCAAGGCTTGCACCGTTTACCTGTTATCGAAAATGACCAATTGGTTGGTCTTGTAACAGAAGGAACCATTGCGGAAGCCAGCCCATCTAAAGCAACCAGCCTCTCTATCTATGAGATGAATTATCTTCTCAATAAGACCAAAGTCAAAGACGTCATGATTCGGGATGTCATAACAGTCTCAGGTTATGCTAGTCTAGAAGATGCGACCTATCTCATGTTGAAGAATAAAATCGGTATTCTTCCAGTTGTGGACAACCAACAGGTTTACGGTGTGATTACAGATCGTGATGTTTTTCAAGCCTTTCTAGAAATTGCTGGCTACGGCGAGGAAGGTATTCGCGTTCGGTTTATTACGGAAAATGAAGTCGGGGTTTTGGGCAAGATTGTGACCTTGATTGTAGAAGAAAATCTGAATATTTCACACACAGTCAATATTCCGCGCAAGGATGGTAAGGTCGTGATTGAAGTTCAAATTGATGGGACGATTGATTTAACCTTCCTGAAGGAGAAATTTGAAGCGCAAGGTATCCAAGTAGAGGAGATTGCTCGAACCTCTGCTAAAAAGTTATAA
- the ftsX gene encoding permease-like cell division protein FtsX codes for MISRFFRHLFESLKSLKRNGWMTVAAVSSVMITLTLVALFASVIFNTAKLATDIENNVRVMVYIRKDVADNSETIEKEGQTVTNNDYHKVYDALKAMQGVKNVTFSSKEEQYQKLTETMGDDWKVFEGDANPLYDAYIVDTNTPSDVPKVAEEAKKIEGVSEVQDGGANTQRLFELASFIRVWGLVIAGLLIFIAVFLISNTIRITIISRSREIQIMRLVGARNGYIRGPFLLEGAFIGLLGAAIPSVLVFFVYNIVYQSVNKSLVGQNLSMITPDVFVPLMTVLLFVIGIFIGSIGSGISMRRFLKI; via the coding sequence ATGATTAGTAGATTTTTTCGCCATTTATTTGAATCACTCAAAAGTTTAAAACGAAATGGCTGGATGACAGTAGCAGCAGTGAGTTCGGTTATGATTACTTTGACACTCGTTGCCCTGTTTGCATCTGTAATTTTTAATACAGCGAAACTGGCTACCGATATTGAAAACAACGTTCGTGTCATGGTTTACATTCGTAAGGATGTAGCAGATAATAGTGAAACGATTGAAAAAGAAGGTCAGACAGTTACCAATAATGACTACCACAAGGTTTATGATGCCTTAAAAGCTATGCAAGGTGTTAAAAATGTCACTTTTTCAAGCAAGGAAGAGCAGTATCAAAAATTGACTGAAACGATGGGGGATGACTGGAAGGTCTTTGAAGGGGATGCCAATCCTCTCTATGATGCCTATATCGTTGATACCAATACTCCGAGTGATGTTCCTAAAGTAGCAGAAGAGGCCAAGAAAATTGAAGGGGTATCTGAGGTTCAAGACGGTGGTGCCAACACTCAACGACTTTTCGAACTGGCTTCCTTTATCCGTGTTTGGGGATTGGTTATTGCAGGGCTCTTGATTTTTATCGCAGTCTTCCTCATTTCCAATACCATCCGTATTACCATTATTTCACGTAGTCGTGAGATTCAGATCATGCGTCTTGTTGGAGCGAGAAATGGTTATATCCGTGGCCCATTCTTGCTAGAAGGTGCTTTTATTGGCTTGCTTGGCGCAGCGATTCCCTCAGTTCTTGTATTCTTTGTTTACAATATCGTTTATCAATCGGTCAATAAATCCTTGGTAGGTCAAAACTTATCAATGATTACGCCAGATGTGTTTGTCCCTTTGATGACAGTTCTACTATTTGTAATCGGAATTTTCATTGGTTCAATTGGTTCAGGAATTTCGATGCGTCGATTCTTGAAAATCTAA
- a CDS encoding ABC transporter ATP-binding protein: MALLEVKQLTKHFGGLTAVGDVTLELNEGELVGLIGPNGAGKTTLFNLLTGVYEPSEGTVTLDGHLLNGKTPYKIASLGLSRTFQNIRLFKDLTVLDNVLIAFGNHHKQHVLASFLRLPAFYKNEEELKSKALDLLKIFDLDGDADTLAKNLAYGQQRRLEIVRALATEPKILFLDEPAAGMNPQETAELTELIRRIKDEFKITIMLIEHDMNLVMEVTERIYVLEYGRLIAHGTPDEIKNNKRVIEAYLGGEA; the protein is encoded by the coding sequence ATGGCATTGCTTGAAGTTAAACAGTTAACCAAACATTTTGGCGGTCTAACAGCTGTTGGAGATGTCACTCTTGAATTGAACGAGGGAGAATTGGTTGGTTTGATTGGACCAAACGGGGCTGGTAAAACAACTCTTTTCAATCTCTTGACGGGTGTTTATGAACCAAGTGAAGGTACGGTGACACTAGATGGTCACCTCCTAAATGGGAAAACTCCCTATAAGATTGCTTCACTTGGACTCAGTCGTACTTTCCAAAATATTCGTTTGTTCAAGGATCTGACAGTTTTAGACAATGTTCTCATCGCTTTTGGAAATCATCATAAACAACATGTCCTCGCTAGCTTTCTACGCCTGCCCGCTTTCTATAAGAATGAGGAAGAATTAAAAAGCAAAGCTTTGGACTTGCTTAAAATCTTTGATTTGGATGGCGATGCAGATACACTTGCTAAAAATCTGGCCTATGGTCAACAACGTCGATTGGAAATCGTTCGTGCTTTGGCAACAGAACCTAAGATCCTCTTTTTGGATGAGCCTGCGGCTGGGATGAATCCACAAGAAACAGCTGAATTGACAGAATTGATCCGCCGTATCAAAGACGAATTTAAAATTACCATCATGCTCATCGAACACGATATGAACTTGGTTATGGAAGTTACTGAGCGTATCTATGTTCTTGAATATGGTCGTTTGATTGCTCATGGGACTCCAGATGAAATCAAGAACAACAAACGTGTTATCGAAGCTTATCTAGGAGGTGAAGCCTAA